One part of the Botrytis cinerea B05.10 chromosome 8, complete sequence genome encodes these proteins:
- the Bclcc11 gene encoding Bclcc11 translates to MGGIVINGPATANYDKDLGNLFLNDCSHQTADDLAIDATASGPPTLDNCLINGTNTWTEDDRIAFGSRFETTFDSGARYGVCLVNGVADTHFRFMIDNHTLEIIAAGFVPTIPYNTATLSIVMG, encoded by the coding sequence ATGGGTGGCATCGTCATTAATGGGCCAGCAACTGCCAACTATGACAAGGATCTCGGAAATCTCTTCTTGAACGACTGTTCTCACCAGACCGCAGATGATTTAGCCATCGATGCGACAGCAAGTGGTCCCCCAACTCTCGATAATTGTCTTATCAATGGCACAAATACCTGGACTGAGGACGATCGCATAGCTTTTGGATCGCGTTTTGAAACTACATTCGATTCTGGAGCACGTTATGGTGTCTGTCTTGTGAATGGAGTCGCCGACACTCATTTCAGATTCATGATCGATAACCATACCTTGGAAATTATCGCTGCTGGCTTTGTTCCCACTATTCCTTACAACACGGCTACATTGAGCATTGTAATGGGATAG